In the genome of Limanda limanda chromosome 15, fLimLim1.1, whole genome shotgun sequence, one region contains:
- the zgc:123010 gene encoding stress-induced-phosphoprotein 1 produces MVALMKFTRDLCRLLGLGSGPPVQQQETPMDCGAATPDARDDATLSQDVLNGEEDLSEEEKVRRKAERRKAKRKRRRKRKKQEQVKQDEQDDDDEEGGAESELDESESEAEVGAEEEKPRERKEEKKEAKSSAMLKSATAPVIPPPGIKAHERSHGRPTEEEPEWDVSCAFFANAASHIKPKGSSRKSKENKENEARRETNGTDTTTTKKSASLTEKGIKLVQEGQYAQAVIMFTDAIKCDPKDNRFFGNRSYCYYCLEQYPQALVDAERSLQLAPDWPKGHFRKGSALMGMKRYSEAEKAMEQVLKLDKDCEEAANDLINCKVLQLMDLGFEEMQSLQLLEKFATVQAIQTACLDAAGAGGQDPSVLQPGSPCPSLWVGNVTTEITEKHLWDLFKMHGEIESIRVLHERFCAFVNFKNANMASRAMEKINGYCIENTRLVVRYPDRRTQRVLPIPLRTCLPVTQQAGAAAAGPRRRGPVNGDECYFWRTTGCHFGDKCRYKHIPDQKTKDRKPWQP; encoded by the exons ATGGTCGCGCTCATGAAGTTCACCAGAGATCTCTGCAGGCTCTTGGGACTCGGGAGCG GCCCCCCTGTCCAGCAGCAGGAAACGCCGATGGACTGTGGTGCAGCAACCCCTGACGCAAGGGATGATGCCACTTTGTCACAG gaTGTCCTAAATGGAGAGGAAGATTTGAGcgaagaggagaaggtcagaCGGAAGGCAGAGCGACGCAAAGCAAAGAGGAAG CGCCGTCGAAAACGTAAGAAGCAGGAGCAGGTTAAGCAAGATGAGCAG GATGACGACGACGAGGAGGGAGGTGCAGAGTCTGAACTTGACGAGAGCGAGTCGGAGGCAGAGGTTggggctgaggaggagaaaccgAGAGAgcgaaaagaggagaaaaaggaggcAAAGTCGTCTGCCATGCTGAAAAGTGCCACCGCTCCAGTCATCCCTCCACCAGGGATCAAAGCACATGAGAGGAGCCACGGCAGACCCACTGAAGAG GAGCCTGAATGGGACGTGAGCTGTGCCTTCTTTGCTAACGCTGCTAGCCATATCAAACCCAAAGGATCAAGTCGCAAGTCCAAAGAAAATAAGGAGAACGAGGCCAGGAGAGAG ACAAATGGAACtgacacaaccacaaccaaGAAAAGCGCATCACTGACAG AAAAGGGGATAAAGCTGGTGCAGGAGGGGCAGTATGCACAAGCAGTCATTATGTTTACAGATGCCATCAAATGTGATCCAAAGGATAACAG GTTCTTTGGGAATCGCTCCTATTGCTACTACTGCTTGGAGCAGTACCCTCAAGCCCTGGTAGACGCCGAACGCTCACTCCAGTTGGCTCCAGATTGGCCCAAAGGACATTTCCGCAAGGGCAGCGCTCTCATGGGCATGAAG cGGTACAGTGAGGCAGAGAAGGCTATGGAGCAGGTGCTAAAACTGGACAAAGACTGTGAGGAGGCTGCCAATGACCTCATTAACTGTAAAGTGCTGCAGTTGATG GATCTTGGTTTTGAAGAAATGCAAAGTCTCCAACTGCTGGAGAAATTTGCAACCGTGCAGGCAATTCAGACCGCTTGTTTGGATGCAGCCGGGG CTGGGGGTCAGGATCCATCAGTCCTGCAACCTGG AAGCCCGTGTCCATCTCTCTGGGTAGGAAATGTGACGACTGAGATAACGGAAAAACATTTATGGgacctttttaaaat GCATGGTGAGATAGAGAGTATTCGTGTGCTGCATGAGAGATTCTGTGCCTTCGTCAACTTCAAGAATGCAAACATGGCGTCTCGGgcaatggagaaaataaat GGTTATTGTATTGAGAACACACGTTTAGTGGTGCGCTACCCTGACCGTCGCACTCAGAGGGTCCTCCCCATTCCACTTAGGACCTGTCTCCCGGTCACACAGCAGgcaggagcagctgctgctgg ACCTCGGCGACGTGGTCCGGTGAACGGAGACGAGTGTTACTTCTGGAGAACCACTGGCTGCCATTTTGGAGACAAATGCCGCTACAAACACATTCCTGATCAGAAAACCAAGGACAGGAAGCCCTGGCAGCCTTGA
- the pyroxd2 gene encoding pyridine nucleotide-disulfide oxidoreductase domain-containing protein 2, protein MGPGYGVLGSRLKERGTDVMAAALWTHRGQRSVAVAGTVTRSTCRSRSTGTALKSQYDALVIGGGHNGLVAAAYLQKGGVKTAVLERRYVLGGAAVSEEIFPGYHFSRCSYLLSLLRPHIYRDLELKKHGLKVYMRDPHAFTPMLEEGVNGAPPRSLILGSDMAMNLREIGKFSEKDAKAFPDFVAHLEKLAGAIQPLLDAPPVNIPELTSGSLRTRLAAAKTLMPIVKCGLKLGNNIPDMYEIITAPIMKILNRWFDSEPLRATLATDAVIGAMTSPSNPGSGYVLLHHVMGELEKEKGAWGYAEGGMGGVSQAIASAARSYGVDIFTEKDVEQVLVGSDGAARGVVLKDGTEISSKVVLSNATPYVTFKNLTPQAALSPEFIKAVDQIDYTSPVTKINVAVDKLPNFLASPTPDGKPGPHHQCSIHLNCESVELLETAYKEAMNGRPSARPMLEMTIPSVLDPTLAPPGCHVVSLFTQFTPYHIEGREWTDQDRDAFADTAFDWIEQYAPGFKKSVVGRDILTPPDLERIFGLTGGNIFHGSMSLDQLYLARPFPFLSDYRSPIKGLYLCGSGCHPGGGVMGSPGWNAALTVIADLKRQ, encoded by the exons ATGGGACCCGGATATGGAGTACTCGGCTCCAGGCTGAAGGAGCGAGGCACTGACGTAATGGCTGCAGCGCTGTGGACTCATCGCGGGCAGAGATCTGTGGCTGTTGCAGGGACAGTGACTCGGTCCACATGCAGGTCCAGGTCCACTGGCACCGCGTTAAAGTCCCAGTATGACGCACTGGTCATTGGAGGAG GACACAACGGACTGGTGGCA gctGCCTATCTTCAGAAAGGAGGAGTAAAGACTGCTGTGTTGGAGCGCAGATATGTGCTGGGAGGAGCAGCTGTGTCAGAGGAGATCTTCCCTG GTTACCACTTCTCCAGATGTTCCTATTTGCTCAGTTTGTTACGACCACACATATACAGAGACCTGGAGCTCAAG AAACATGGGCTGAAGGTGTATATGAGAGACCCACATGCCTTCACCCCCAtgttggaggagggggtgaaCGGTGCTCCACCCAGGTCCCTCATCCTGGGCTCAGACATGGCCATGAACCTGAGGGAGATAGGCAAGTTCTCAGAGAAGGATGCTAAG GCTTTTCCAGATTTTGTTGCACACCTTGAGAAGCTAGCAGGAGCCATTCAGCCTCTCTTGGATGCTCCTCCTGTCAACATCCCAGAGCTCACCTCTGGATCCCTAAGGACGAGGCTGGCTGCAGCAAAGACGCTGATGCCTATTGTCAAATGTG GTCTGAAACTGGGCAATAATATTCCAGACATGTATGAGATTATAACCGCACCAATAATGAAG ATTCTCAATCGGTGGTTTGACTCGGAGCCACTGAGAGCGACGCTGGCTACTGATGCTGTGATCGGAGCCATGACCAGTCCAAGTAATCCTGGTAGTGG GTATGTGCTTTTACACCATGTGATGggagagctggagaaggagaaaggagcaTGGGGTTATGCGGAGGGAGGAATGGGAGGCGTGTCTCAGGCCATTGCAAGTGCTGCTCGATCCTACGgagttgacattttcacagagaaG GATGTAGAGCAGGTCCTTGTTGGTTCGGATGGTGCTGCCAGAGGGGTGGTGCTAAAAGATGGCACCGAGATCTCCAGTAAAGTAGTTTTATCAAACGCTACACCATACGTCACCTTCAAAAACCTCACGCCACAG gctgcactttctccagagtttatcAAAGCCGTCGACCAGATAGACTACACGTCGCCTGTCACCAAGATCAATG TGGCTGTGGACAAACTACCAAACTTCTTAGCATCTCCTACACCAGATGGTAAACCCGGACCCCACCATCAGTGCTCCATTCATCTCAACTGTGAAAGCGTAGAGTTGCTAGAGACGGCATACAAAGAGGCTATGAATGGACGTCCCTCAGCGAg ACCCATGTTGGAGATGACCATCCCCTCAGTGCTGGATCCTACTCTGGCTCCCCCTGGCTGCCACGTTGTGTCCCTGTTCACCCAGTTCACCCCCTACCATATAGAAGGCAGAGAATGGACTGACCAGGACAGAGACGCCTTCGCCGACACGG CATTTGACTGGATAGAGCAGTACGCCCCAGGGTTCAAAAAGTCTGTTGTGGGAAGAGACATCTTGACTCCGCCAGACCTGGAGAGGATCTTTGGGCTGACTGGAGGG aatATCTTTCATGGATCAATGTCCCTGGACCAGCTCTACCTAGCTCGACCTTTTCCCTTTCTCTCAGATTATCGGTCACCGATTAAAGGGCTGTATCTGTGTGGCAGTGGCTGTCATCCAG GTGGTGGAGTGATGGGCTCTCCCGGATGGAACGCAGCGCTCACTGTCATCGCTGACCTGAAACGTCAGTGA